Genomic window (Bradyrhizobium sp. 186):
GAAGTTGCTGCCCTGGTTGAGCGTGACCGTGGTGGTCCAAGTCCCGTTGCCCTGCACGATGGCGGTGCCGATCGCGGTGGTACCGTCGAGAATGGTGACGGTGGCGCCGGCATCGGCCATGTCGACCGTGCCGGTGATGGTCTGGCTCGCCTGGTTGGTCGACCCGCCCGCGCTGGTGATCGCAACCGTCGGCGCCGCCGTGTCCAGCGTAAAAACAACGGGCGCGCTCGTGGTGATGTTCGCTCCAGCGTCCAAGGCCACGATGCTGTGGTTGCCATCTCCCGTCAGAGTAACGGTTTTGCTCCAAACGCCTCCAGAGCCAACGGTAATCGTTCCAATCTGCGTGGTGACACCGTTGTAAGTGTCGTACAAAGTTACTGTCGTTCCAACGAAGGCCGCATCAACGGTTCCGCTGATCGTCTGACTCGCTTCGTTGACTGGACCACCTGCGTTGCTGATAGTTACAGGGGCGAACGAAACCATGACAACAGCTTGTGCTGTATCCAAAGTGGGTATGAGGGACTTCGTTGCAGAGGTAGCAGAATTTGCTGTATTGACGGCCAGTATCGCAGTATTTGGAGTGTTCGATCCGCCACTAGCCTGGCCTGTCACGTCGTTTGCAACGACGGTAGTCGGAGCCTCGGTCGGTGATGGTGGAGGACTCCCAGCAAACTTCTGCAGCGACTTTGTATTGACATCCCCTCGCTTGCCGTCGCTCGGTGGCGGCGTGTCTGGAGCGAGCTGTTTCCCGATATCGTAGGTCGTCAACACCTGCTGGAAAGCGCTGAATTCCTGCGCAACTTGGCTTGGGCTCTTACTGATCGCTTGCGTGATCACCTCGAGATTGGCGGCTGGCGTTATGGTCAGCGATGGACCATCGCTGGTAACTATCCCGATTGGATCCCCGGCGATACAAACGCCTTGAAGCAAGTTCGTTGGGACGCATTTAAAGACCTGTACTGAATGAACCTGACCATCATGCTGATCGGCAACTGAGACCGAGACCTGCCCATCCACTGAATCGACATTGAGAATGACTGCTGTCCCGCGAATTCCGATCACGGCAGTAGGCGTCGCGACCTGCATCTCGCCCGTCTTGGCAACCTGGCCAGCGACAAAACTGGCCGCACCCTGGACAAGAGTGAACAGCGAATGGTTCGAACCGCTCGTCAGACTGACTAAAGTACCATTCGCATTACTCTGCTCTTCATACCCCAATTCGTTCAACATGAAGCGAGCGTTGGCACTTAAGTTGAACGTTGTGCCGTCGATCAGAACCAAACCGAGGGTTGAGCCGCTTCCAGTCTGCACGACATCGTTCTGAAAGACGACGTCCCCGTTATTCGCCTCGATCGTAACGCCATTGCGAACGATGCTGGCGCTTCCCGTTATGGTGGCGACGTGACCGATCACCTTGCCGGCCGGATCATTTCCTCCGGCTTGAGCAAAGGCTTGATGGCCGGTTAGTGCTTCAACGACTCTCGAATCGAGTAATGCACCGTCCCGCGACATCAGCGGTGAGCGCTTTTCACCGAGAAAGTAATCGCGAATTGTAACGCGATGGTTCGGGTCAGAAATGATGAGATCAGAGCCCGAACGCGCATATTCTCCTGAAAATAGCAGGTGCGCGTCCGGAATGATGAGTGCGTTAGCTGGGCCTGGCGCAGGGAAACCAAAGGAGCCCCACGCCACCTCAGACGCCGCGACATCGAATCCAAGATTCAATGGGGTATTCAAATTGGACCCCCACTAGACATTTGAAATTAATTTGTTTGAGCATTACTAATACTCAAACAATTAAATTGAAGAGCGCTTTTTTGCAGCCAAAGCCCGAGATAGGACTTGTTGAAGCCTGTCGATTGTTCGGCCAGCCTAGAATTGGGACCCCGGGGCCATATGAGCGCCCATCGTACTGTGCAATTCAAGTCCAGGCGCAGGCACTATTTGGGAGTACCGACTATGGAGCAACCGAGAAGGTCCCGTCGCTTGGACCTCTTCGAGGTGCGCCGTCGATTGGTAGACGCGCGCAATCGGCATCTTGATAACCGCATTGTGGTAAGGCGTATCAACGGTCTGTTATGCCGCATTTATCACTTGGAGGAGGTGCGCGATCACAGCCAAAGTGAGCGAATCCGCAAAGCGTTTCACGCGGCGCTCCGAGAAACCTAGGTTTTTCGATGGGTCTCGGTCATCGAAGCGTAGAGGTCATAGGCCAGTGGCTGCAGGCAGATGTTCTTCAAGCGGGCGCAACTCCTCAAAGAGGCTGTGGTTACCACCCGGCCTGTTCTCAGCGGGCACACACTGATTTAATACAGTGCGGGCTGACATGGCCTGTGGTTGTATGCGCTCGTTGCAACATAGGGAGTATACAATGAGGAACTTACCGTACGCCCACGATGAAGGCCGCCTTGTTCTGAGAGGCGGATTGAGCACTCATAAGCACGTGTTTAAGAGCGAGCTTAAGAGCGATTGATGGGTCAGATTTCGGTGCTGACGGGGCCGGAACGCCGGCGGCGTTGGAGCGAGGATGAGCGGTGCCGGATCGTTGCGGAGGCCTTTGCGCCGGGATCGTGTGTGGCGCAGGTTGCGCGGGATCACGATATTTCAACGGGGCTGATTTACACCTGGCGGCGTCGGCTTCGCCAGGACCTTGCTGACCAGGGCTTTGTGGAAGCGGCGATGGAAGCGGAGCCGATCAAGGAAGCGGCACCGTCCGGTGAAGTGATCGTGGTGGAATTGACGGGGAGCGGACGGATCAGGATTTGCGGGTCGGCGCCGCCCTTGCTGGTGTCGGCGGTGTTGAAGGCGCTGCGATGATTCCGATCCCCTCTGGCGTGCGGGTATGGCTGGCGACGGGCCATACCGATATGCGGCGCGGCTTTCCGAGCCTGGCTTTGCAGGTGCAGGAGGTCTTGAAGCATGACCCACTGGGGGGTCATTTGTTTTGCTTCAGGGGGCGCCGTTCAGATCTGATAAAAATCATCTGGCACGATTCTCAGGGAGCGTGCCTGTTTACAAAAAGACTCGAAAGAGGAAGATTCATCTGGCCTTCGGCTGCCGGTGAAGCCGTGACGATCTCTCCGGCGCAGCTTTCTTACCTGCTATCTGGGATCGACT
Coding sequences:
- a CDS encoding transposase — translated: MGQISVLTGPERRRRWSEDERCRIVAEAFAPGSCVAQVARDHDISTGLIYTWRRRLRQDLADQGFVEAAMEAEPIKEAAPSGEVIVVELTGSGRIRICGSAPPLLVSAVLKALR
- the tnpB gene encoding IS66 family insertion sequence element accessory protein TnpB (TnpB, as the term is used for proteins encoded by IS66 family insertion elements, is considered an accessory protein, since TnpC, encoded by a neighboring gene, is a DDE family transposase.), with amino-acid sequence MIPIPSGVRVWLATGHTDMRRGFPSLALQVQEVLKHDPLGGHLFCFRGRRSDLIKIIWHDSQGACLFTKRLERGRFIWPSAAGEAVTISPAQLSYLLSGIDWRNPQETLRPTRVG